A part of Aegilops tauschii subsp. strangulata cultivar AL8/78 chromosome 2, Aet v6.0, whole genome shotgun sequence genomic DNA contains:
- the LOC109746448 gene encoding sister chromatid cohesion 1 protein 2 isoform X2, which produces MFYSKTMLSKKGPLGAVWVAGVCGVAALTRDQVLRTDVASSVDKILPDVETTYRILGLLLLGVVRIYCKKVEYLCYDSNQFFESTVRGKKVLKRGKKGVCARRLVLDQEDTRRAKRVAVVQVPELDEPADLPPIFTVPKRFELDSFDLQIPEDREDDNDDHHQLPRQDTLLEDEHQRMPNLYEGMPYADLDSAYVVPVCIIPTEMISVTDEVTDLLYLSNIGDELENESQNPDPACFTPVKDVLPPEAMDMMAEASDLPEKSKEVKKARREVNGDPACSTPLPENQEMQRPVNAVENVVCADLDENHPVVEESENGLAVGKPNTALSVEIPDIEEQESLEPSTPEPLREGASEKFVVATPAQNEKRQVTRKRRRGLHNKRKVWVLWDENVILDNDTMREMVDGVGVEDLVVKRRKAPHTRHQIWREPRFRSLQDTFMEPIIQYSTTVRLNSTTADASCGESVKAKKCLSYEPAESNNPHKEAANEETECVPDELTNGIQTPVGCYNQSQQSQDVCECNDETPYEKNNTLVNGDESVLPEERLYESTSHSALRNESLTADIDADIPMDEEHAARDEDFPLSTRTRAVAKCLHQLFLDQKSQEQSNVPVTLGQALEGSKRKTTARFFYETLILKSRGLIDVNQEKPYENITISATPQLNAMLQNPVPPSTS; this is translated from the exons ATGTTCTACTCCAAGACGATGCTGTCCAAGAAGGGCCCGCTGGGCGCGGTGTGGGTGGCCGGCGTCTGCGGCGTCGCCGCGCTCACCAGGGACCAGGTCCTGCGCACCGACGTCGCCTCCTCCGTTG ACAAGATTTTACCCGACGTTGAAACCACCTACAGAATACTTGGGTTGCTTCTGCTTGGCGTTGTTAGGATTTACTGCAAGAAGGTGGAATACCTCTGCTATGACAGCAATCAGTTTTTTGAATCTACTGTAAGAGGGAAGAAAGTTCTAAAGCGAGGGAAGAAAGGTGTTTGTGCAAGAAGATTGGTGCTAGACCAAGAAGACACTAGAAGAGCGAAAAGAGTTGCTGTAGTTCAAGTCCCAGAATTGGACGAACCAGCTGATCTTCCACCAATCTTCACCGTACCCAAAAGATTTGAGCTCGACTCTTTTGATTTGCAGATACCTGAAGACAG AGAGGATGACAATGATGATCATCACCAATTGCCTCGTCAAG ATACTTTGTTGGAAGATGAACATCAGCGTATGCCAAATTTGTACGAG GGGATGCCATATGCTGATCTGGACTCTGCTTACGTTGTGCCAGTATGCAT CATCCCAACTGAAATGATCAGTGTCACTGATGAAGTCACCGATCTTCTGTACTTGAGTAACATAGGGGATGAACTTGAAAATGAAAGTCAGAATCCTGATCCTGCTTGCTTTACACCAGTGAAGGA TGTTCTTCCACCTGAGGCGATGGATATGATGGCTGAAGCAAGTGACCTTCCAGAGAAAAGCAAAGAGGTGAAGAAAGCTAGAAGAGAAGTGAATGGTGATCCTGCTTGTTCTACCCCTTTGCCGGA GAATCAAGAAATGCAAAGACCTGTGAATGCTGTGGAGAATGTGGTGTGTGCAGATCTTGATGAAAATCATCCTGTAGTCGAAGAATCAGAAAATGGGTTAGCGGTAGGAAAACCGAACACAGCACTATCTGTAGAAATTCCTGACATCGAGGAACAAGAGTCTCTGGAACCTTCCACTCCAGAGCCCTTGCGAGAGGGAGCCTCAG AAAAATTTGTGGTTGCAACACCTGCTCAAAATGAGAAGCGCCAGGTTACCAGAAAAAGGAGGAGGGGGTTACACAATAAGAGAAAAGTTTGGGTGCTGTGGGATGAGAATGTTATCCTTGATAATGA CACGATGAGAGAAATGGTAGATGGGGTTGGTGTAGAGGATCTTGTCGTCAAAAGAAGGAAGGCGCCTCACACTCGCCATCAGATTTGGAGGGAGCCAAGATTCCGTTCTCTGCAGGATACTTTCATGGAGCCAATTATTCAAT ATTCGACTACAGTGCGCCTTAATTCTACTACAGCTGATGCCTCATGTGGGGAATCCGTTAAAGCAAAGAAGTGTCTTTCATATGAACCTGCTGAATCCAACAATCCCCACAAGGAAGCTGCAAATGAAGAAACAGAATGTGTCCCAGATGAACTGACAAATGGCATCCAGACTCCTGTTGGGTGCTACAATCAAAGTCAGCAAAGTCAAGATGTTTGTGAATGCAATGATGAAACACCCTATGAAAAGAACAACACACTAGTCAATGGAGATGAATCAGTGCTGCCAGAAGAGAGATTGTATGAATCAACCAGTCACAGTGCATTGCGCAATGAATCATTGACTGCTGATATAGATGCG GATATTCCTATGGATGAAGAGCATGCTGCCAGAGATGAAG ATTTCCCGCTTTCAACAAGAACTAG GGCAGTAGCAAAGTGCCTCCATCAGCTATTCTTGGACCAGAAGTCCCAGGAGCAAAGTAATGTCCCTGTGACGCTCGGCCAAGCCCTTGAAGGCAGCAAGAGGAAAACCACAGCAAGATTCTTCTATGAAACTCTG ATCCTAAAGAGCCGCGGGTTGATAGACGTGAATCAGGAGAAGCCCTATGAGAACATCACAATCTCTGCAACTCCACAACTCAACGCGATGCTGCAGAATCCAGTGCCCCCTTCAACTTCTTAG
- the LOC109746448 gene encoding sister chromatid cohesion 1 protein 2 isoform X1, which produces MFYSKTMLSKKGPLGAVWVAGVCGVAALTRDQVLRTDVASSVDKILPDVETTYRILGLLLLGVVRIYCKKVEYLCYDSNQFFESTVRGKKVLKRGKKGVCARRLVLDQEDTRRAKRVAVVQVPELDEPADLPPIFTVPKRFELDSFDLQIPEDREDDNDDHHQLPRQDTLLEDEHQRMPNLYEGMPYADLDSAYVVPVCIIPTEMISVTDEVTDLLYLSNIGDELENESQNPDPACFTPVKDVLPPEAMDMMAEASDLPEKSKEVKKARREVNGDPACSTPLPENQEMQRPVNAVENVVCADLDENHPVVEESENGLAVGKPNTALSVEIPDIEEQESLEPSTPEPLREGASEKFVVATPAQNEKRQVTRKRRRGLHNKRKVWVLWDENVILDNDTMREMVDGVGVEDLVVKRRKAPHTRHQIWREPRFRSLQDTFMEPIIQCGAFLEPIIQYSTTVRLNSTTADASCGESVKAKKCLSYEPAESNNPHKEAANEETECVPDELTNGIQTPVGCYNQSQQSQDVCECNDETPYEKNNTLVNGDESVLPEERLYESTSHSALRNESLTADIDADIPMDEEHAARDEDFPLSTRTRAVAKCLHQLFLDQKSQEQSNVPVTLGQALEGSKRKTTARFFYETLILKSRGLIDVNQEKPYENITISATPQLNAMLQNPVPPSTS; this is translated from the exons ATGTTCTACTCCAAGACGATGCTGTCCAAGAAGGGCCCGCTGGGCGCGGTGTGGGTGGCCGGCGTCTGCGGCGTCGCCGCGCTCACCAGGGACCAGGTCCTGCGCACCGACGTCGCCTCCTCCGTTG ACAAGATTTTACCCGACGTTGAAACCACCTACAGAATACTTGGGTTGCTTCTGCTTGGCGTTGTTAGGATTTACTGCAAGAAGGTGGAATACCTCTGCTATGACAGCAATCAGTTTTTTGAATCTACTGTAAGAGGGAAGAAAGTTCTAAAGCGAGGGAAGAAAGGTGTTTGTGCAAGAAGATTGGTGCTAGACCAAGAAGACACTAGAAGAGCGAAAAGAGTTGCTGTAGTTCAAGTCCCAGAATTGGACGAACCAGCTGATCTTCCACCAATCTTCACCGTACCCAAAAGATTTGAGCTCGACTCTTTTGATTTGCAGATACCTGAAGACAG AGAGGATGACAATGATGATCATCACCAATTGCCTCGTCAAG ATACTTTGTTGGAAGATGAACATCAGCGTATGCCAAATTTGTACGAG GGGATGCCATATGCTGATCTGGACTCTGCTTACGTTGTGCCAGTATGCAT CATCCCAACTGAAATGATCAGTGTCACTGATGAAGTCACCGATCTTCTGTACTTGAGTAACATAGGGGATGAACTTGAAAATGAAAGTCAGAATCCTGATCCTGCTTGCTTTACACCAGTGAAGGA TGTTCTTCCACCTGAGGCGATGGATATGATGGCTGAAGCAAGTGACCTTCCAGAGAAAAGCAAAGAGGTGAAGAAAGCTAGAAGAGAAGTGAATGGTGATCCTGCTTGTTCTACCCCTTTGCCGGA GAATCAAGAAATGCAAAGACCTGTGAATGCTGTGGAGAATGTGGTGTGTGCAGATCTTGATGAAAATCATCCTGTAGTCGAAGAATCAGAAAATGGGTTAGCGGTAGGAAAACCGAACACAGCACTATCTGTAGAAATTCCTGACATCGAGGAACAAGAGTCTCTGGAACCTTCCACTCCAGAGCCCTTGCGAGAGGGAGCCTCAG AAAAATTTGTGGTTGCAACACCTGCTCAAAATGAGAAGCGCCAGGTTACCAGAAAAAGGAGGAGGGGGTTACACAATAAGAGAAAAGTTTGGGTGCTGTGGGATGAGAATGTTATCCTTGATAATGA CACGATGAGAGAAATGGTAGATGGGGTTGGTGTAGAGGATCTTGTCGTCAAAAGAAGGAAGGCGCCTCACACTCGCCATCAGATTTGGAGGGAGCCAAGATTCCGTTCTCTGCAGGATACTTTCATGGAGCCAATTATTCAATGTGGCGCTTTCCTGGAGCCAATTATTCAAT ATTCGACTACAGTGCGCCTTAATTCTACTACAGCTGATGCCTCATGTGGGGAATCCGTTAAAGCAAAGAAGTGTCTTTCATATGAACCTGCTGAATCCAACAATCCCCACAAGGAAGCTGCAAATGAAGAAACAGAATGTGTCCCAGATGAACTGACAAATGGCATCCAGACTCCTGTTGGGTGCTACAATCAAAGTCAGCAAAGTCAAGATGTTTGTGAATGCAATGATGAAACACCCTATGAAAAGAACAACACACTAGTCAATGGAGATGAATCAGTGCTGCCAGAAGAGAGATTGTATGAATCAACCAGTCACAGTGCATTGCGCAATGAATCATTGACTGCTGATATAGATGCG GATATTCCTATGGATGAAGAGCATGCTGCCAGAGATGAAG ATTTCCCGCTTTCAACAAGAACTAG GGCAGTAGCAAAGTGCCTCCATCAGCTATTCTTGGACCAGAAGTCCCAGGAGCAAAGTAATGTCCCTGTGACGCTCGGCCAAGCCCTTGAAGGCAGCAAGAGGAAAACCACAGCAAGATTCTTCTATGAAACTCTG ATCCTAAAGAGCCGCGGGTTGATAGACGTGAATCAGGAGAAGCCCTATGAGAACATCACAATCTCTGCAACTCCACAACTCAACGCGATGCTGCAGAATCCAGTGCCCCCTTCAACTTCTTAG